A window of Candidatus Methylomirabilota bacterium contains these coding sequences:
- a CDS encoding nitrogen regulation protein NR(I), with protein sequence MTQTRQILVVDDEESIRWALRKALEREGYRVVLAADGVEGLAKSADPGIDLVLMDIKMPGAEGLETLSRIKEVRPELPVIIMTAFGTLQAAVQAMKRGAYDYITKPFDFGELAILVRRVFEIRELTERVAQMEALGGRPFDFGGVVGLCPAMQQIFKLVGKMAASDLTVLIRGESGTGKELLAKAIHYNSRRSARPFVAVNCAAIPRDLLESELFGHERGAFTGASALRRGKFELAEGGTIFLDEIGDMDIGLQAKILRVLQERQFERVGGERSLSADVRVIAATNQNLEAAVAQKSFREDLYYRLNVVAIMLPPLRERIEDIPLLVNHFLHRFAEEQKQEPKSLPPETLELMLAYHWPGNVRELENAVKRACVLAPTSLVLPEHLPAVLLQAEAASGSGGRSSFERLLSQGITGELSRLKQEQDGQLYAYFLAALERPLLLRVLERTGGNQLRAAELLGINRNTLRKKLRELGVAPGRGDDDEAKG encoded by the coding sequence ATGACGCAGACACGACAGATCCTGGTCGTCGATGACGAGGAGAGTATCCGGTGGGCCCTCCGCAAGGCGCTGGAGCGCGAAGGGTACCGGGTCGTACTGGCCGCCGACGGGGTGGAGGGACTCGCCAAGTCCGCCGACCCCGGCATCGATCTGGTTCTCATGGATATCAAGATGCCGGGTGCCGAGGGGCTGGAGACCCTCAGCCGGATCAAGGAGGTCCGTCCCGAGCTTCCCGTAATCATCATGACCGCGTTCGGTACGCTTCAGGCGGCCGTCCAGGCGATGAAGCGTGGGGCCTACGACTACATCACGAAGCCCTTCGACTTCGGCGAGTTGGCCATCCTCGTCCGGCGGGTATTCGAGATCCGCGAGCTGACCGAGCGGGTGGCGCAGATGGAGGCGCTTGGCGGTCGGCCCTTCGATTTCGGGGGAGTGGTCGGACTCTGTCCGGCCATGCAGCAGATCTTCAAGCTGGTAGGGAAGATGGCGGCCAGCGACCTGACCGTCCTCATCAGAGGCGAGAGCGGTACCGGCAAGGAACTGCTGGCGAAGGCGATTCATTACAACAGCCGGCGGTCGGCGCGTCCGTTTGTGGCCGTCAACTGCGCCGCGATTCCTCGCGACCTGCTGGAGAGCGAACTGTTCGGCCACGAGCGTGGCGCCTTTACGGGCGCCAGTGCCCTCCGACGCGGCAAGTTTGAACTGGCCGAGGGCGGAACCATTTTCCTCGATGAGATCGGGGATATGGATATCGGCCTGCAGGCCAAGATCCTGCGTGTGCTCCAGGAGCGGCAGTTCGAGCGGGTGGGCGGCGAACGATCGCTGTCCGCGGATGTGCGGGTCATTGCCGCCACCAATCAGAATCTCGAGGCGGCCGTCGCACAGAAGAGCTTTCGAGAGGACCTGTACTACCGTCTGAACGTCGTCGCCATCATGCTGCCGCCTCTCCGGGAGCGAATTGAGGATATCCCGCTGCTGGTGAATCACTTCCTCCACCGCTTTGCAGAAGAGCAGAAGCAGGAGCCGAAGAGCCTGCCGCCTGAGACGCTCGAACTGATGCTGGCGTACCACTGGCCGGGGAATGTCCGCGAACTGGAGAATGCGGTCAAACGGGCCTGTGTGCTGGCCCCGACCTCTCTCGTCCTGCCGGAGCATCTGCCTGCCGTCCTGTTGCAGGCGGAGGCCGCGAGCGGTAGCGGCGGTCGATCATCGTTCGAGCGGCTGCTGTCGCAGGGGATTACGGGCGAGTTGTCCCGTCTCAAACAGGAACAGGACGGGCAACTGTACGCGTATTTTCTCGCGGCGTTGGAGCGGCCCTTGCTGTTGCGTGTCCTGGAGCGAACCGGCGGCAACCAGTTACGGGCGGCTGAGTTGCTCGGGATCAATCGGAACACGCTCCGCAAGAAACTGCGGGAGTTGGGAGTGGCGCCCGGTCGCGGTGATGACGATGAGGCGAAAGGCTGA
- a CDS encoding LysR family transcriptional regulator gives MTFHQLRVFLAVARHGSYSRAAGELLLSQPAVSAQVRELERTLDATFFERVGRTIVLTEAGRELLPYAERICTLTDEARLAMQELDGLKRGRIAVAAVSTAGAYVLPSLLGAFQRQYPGITINLEVTNRALARDRLVHNEVDLVVMGRPPEEVPHVAEPFLSDEIVVVVAPSHPLAAARRIPVDRLAQEVFIAREVGSGTRLNADEFFRQQGITPRVGLELGDNSAVKEAAAAGLGIALLSRHVLRMELALKRLVVLDVQGLPLRRQWFVVHREDKHLSRAATAFKAFLLTSAEAVLGSAGGSHRSRGRAGR, from the coding sequence ATGACCTTCCATCAGCTTCGCGTCTTTCTGGCGGTGGCCAGACACGGCAGCTACTCGCGCGCAGCCGGAGAGCTGTTGCTGTCTCAGCCCGCCGTCTCGGCACAGGTGCGGGAGCTGGAGCGGACCCTCGATGCCACCTTCTTCGAACGGGTCGGTCGAACCATCGTCCTGACTGAGGCAGGAAGAGAACTTCTCCCCTATGCCGAACGAATCTGTACCCTGACCGACGAAGCCAGGCTGGCCATGCAAGAGCTTGACGGCCTGAAGCGCGGACGGATCGCCGTCGCCGCCGTCAGCACCGCCGGCGCGTATGTCCTTCCATCGTTGCTCGGCGCATTTCAACGGCAGTATCCGGGCATTACCATCAACCTGGAGGTCACCAACCGCGCGCTGGCGCGAGACCGACTCGTCCATAATGAGGTCGATCTCGTCGTGATGGGCCGCCCCCCCGAGGAGGTCCCGCACGTGGCCGAACCGTTTCTCTCCGACGAGATCGTCGTCGTCGTGGCCCCATCGCATCCGCTTGCCGCGGCCAGGCGGATTCCCGTTGATCGTCTGGCCCAGGAGGTCTTCATCGCACGCGAGGTGGGCTCGGGAACCCGCTTGAACGCCGACGAGTTCTTCCGCCAACAGGGCATTACGCCGCGGGTCGGGTTGGAGTTGGGGGATAACAGCGCCGTCAAGGAGGCGGCGGCGGCAGGGCTCGGGATCGCCCTGCTCTCCCGTCACGTCCTTCGGATGGAACTGGCGCTGAAGCGCCTCGTCGTGCTGGATGTTCAGGGGCTTCCCCTGCGACGGCAGTGGTTCGTCGTCCACCGCGAGGACAAGCATCTCAGTCGTGCCGCGACCGCGTTCAAGGCATTCCTGCTTACCTCGGCCGAGGCCGTATTGGGATCTGCGGGCGGATCTCATCGCAGCAGAGGCCGCGCGGGCCGTTGA
- a CDS encoding phosphoribosylaminoimidazolesuccinocarboxamide synthase: MEKQTTSVDVTEPVVLRTECPDLSLYARGKVRDIYDFGDRLLLVATDRISAFDVVLPTGIPGKGRVLTALSTFWFDLTADLVSNHVLATEVDAFPPMCRPYRGMLQGRSMLVKKTKPLSIECIVRGYLSGSGWAEYHKAGTVSGIPLPAGLLESSRLDPPLFTPSTKAEQGAHDVNITFDEAAVQVGRELAERVREVSLSLYERARTHALERGIIIADTKFEFGLLDGDLILIDEVLTPDSSRFWPCDAYAPGRSQPSFDKQFVRDYLKSIAWDMQEPGPELPPDIVERTSAKYREALRRLTGTDLLG, encoded by the coding sequence ATGGAGAAGCAGACGACCTCAGTTGATGTGACCGAACCGGTTGTGCTGAGAACGGAGTGTCCGGACCTTAGCCTCTATGCGAGGGGGAAGGTCCGGGATATCTACGATTTTGGTGATCGCCTGCTGCTGGTGGCGACGGACCGGATCTCCGCATTCGATGTCGTTCTGCCGACAGGCATTCCGGGGAAGGGGAGGGTCCTCACCGCCCTCTCGACCTTTTGGTTTGATCTGACCGCGGACCTCGTATCCAACCACGTGCTGGCCACCGAGGTCGACGCCTTTCCGCCGATGTGTCGCCCCTATCGCGGGATGCTTCAGGGACGGAGTATGCTCGTCAAGAAGACTAAGCCGCTGTCCATCGAGTGTATTGTTCGGGGCTACCTGTCCGGTTCGGGCTGGGCGGAATACCACAAGGCAGGGACGGTATCCGGCATTCCGCTGCCCGCCGGATTGCTCGAGTCCAGCCGTCTCGACCCGCCCCTCTTCACCCCCTCGACGAAGGCGGAGCAGGGGGCGCACGATGTCAATATCACATTTGATGAGGCCGCGGTCCAGGTAGGTCGAGAGCTGGCCGAGCGTGTTCGGGAGGTCAGCCTGTCGCTGTATGAACGGGCAAGGACGCATGCCTTGGAGCGAGGGATCATCATCGCCGACACCAAGTTTGAGTTTGGGCTGCTGGATGGCGATCTCATCCTGATCGATGAGGTGCTGACGCCCGACTCCTCCCGGTTCTGGCCATGCGACGCCTATGCGCCTGGCCGATCCCAACCGAGCTTCGACAAACAGTTTGTGCGCGATTACCTGAAGTCGATCGCGTGGGACATGCAGGAACCGGGACCGGAATTACCCCCGGACATTGTGGAACGAACCTCTGCCAAGTATCGGGAAGCGCTGAGGCGATTGACCGGGACCGACCTATTGGGATGA
- a CDS encoding AbrB family transcriptional regulator, producing the protein MDKAVVTVKGQVVIPSRLRRRFGIKKGTQVYLYEREGEIVLKPITDEYIRTMAGITGTRGRLLKTLMAEKAKEREL; encoded by the coding sequence ATGGATAAGGCGGTTGTTACAGTCAAGGGTCAAGTGGTGATCCCGTCGAGGCTGCGGCGGCGATTCGGCATTAAAAAGGGAACGCAGGTGTACCTGTACGAGCGGGAGGGGGAAATCGTTCTGAAGCCGATCACTGACGAATATATCCGGACAATGGCAGGGATAACCGGTACCAGAGGCAGGCTCCTCAAGACACTGATGGCGGAAAAGGCAAAGGAGCGGGAGCTGTGA
- a CDS encoding VapC toxin family PIN domain ribonuclease produces the protein MYPDNGRDNRYQRQAPQDTDGGKGKGAGAVRAAFRVIDSYSLIAYLEGEAGADRMIELFRVARDSGRDLLLSVINWGEVYYVTLREAGRERADEVAHLISTLPIEIVPADLDLTRQAATFKSSKKMSYADCFAAALAKLRKAELVTGDKEFRQVEGELKILWIV, from the coding sequence ATATATCCGGACAATGGCAGGGATAACCGGTACCAGAGGCAGGCTCCTCAAGACACTGATGGCGGAAAAGGCAAAGGAGCGGGAGCTGTGAGGGCGGCGTTTCGGGTGATAGACTCTTACAGTCTCATCGCCTATCTGGAGGGTGAGGCTGGGGCGGACAGGATGATCGAGCTGTTCCGTGTCGCGAGAGATTCCGGTCGCGATCTCCTCCTCTCAGTGATCAACTGGGGCGAGGTATATTATGTCACGCTGAGAGAGGCGGGACGCGAGCGGGCCGACGAGGTGGCTCACCTCATTTCGACGCTGCCTATCGAGATTGTCCCTGCCGATCTGGACTTGACCAGGCAGGCGGCTACGTTTAAGTCCAGCAAGAAGATGTCCTACGCCGACTGCTTCGCCGCCGCCTTGGCCAAACTCAGAAAAGCAGAGCTGGTGACAGGCGACAAGGAGTTTAGGCAAGTCGAGGGCGAACTGAAGATTCTGTGGATCGTATAG
- a CDS encoding nitrite reductase (NAD(P)H) small subunit, whose translation MEMKRAALEIVVPLGPVDAIPLGQGCTYVVDGCPIAVFRQRDGQLFATENACPHRGGPLAEGIIGDGKVICPLHARQFDLVTGASQDCAVKTYPVRVEGGEILLTLA comes from the coding sequence ATGGAGATGAAACGCGCCGCACTGGAGATCGTTGTGCCGCTTGGCCCGGTCGATGCGATCCCGCTCGGCCAGGGGTGCACCTACGTTGTGGACGGCTGTCCCATCGCCGTGTTCCGGCAGCGCGATGGGCAGCTCTTCGCGACCGAAAACGCCTGCCCGCATCGCGGCGGCCCGCTGGCTGAGGGCATCATCGGGGACGGGAAGGTGATCTGCCCGCTTCACGCCAGGCAGTTCGATCTGGTGACGGGCGCATCGCAGGACTGCGCCGTGAAAACCTACCCGGTCCGCGTGGAGGGCGGCGAGATCCTCCTCACCCTCGCCTGA
- a CDS encoding nitrite reductase large subunit: MDGPQRLVVIGNGMAGTRVVQEILSRDHKRFHVVMFGAERYGNYNRTLLSDILTGSKDVKQIFLHPLDWYRDHDILLHAGVTVVAIDRANKIVLAADGVEESYDTLILATGSRPFVPPVEGVKKTGVFVLRTLDDAQAIEAYAKGCRTAAVIGGGLLGLEAARGLLSLGLQVTVAEKTSWLMAQQLDADGGALLQRAMERLGVQALLEKSIMRILGDERVAGLEFQDNTTLNVDMVVMSCGIRPDTELAIQSGLTVDRGIIVNDRMQSSDRDIYAVGECAQHRGKLYGLVAPLYDQARVLAEHLTGVSSNGGYQGSKPVSKLKVMGVQLVSMGDTAAVEPQDEVVSYIEPSRGVYKKMIIRNNRLVGATLLGETDTAGVLTQMFLLDAVLPERRADLLFGTSTGIPILSVFDLPDHAQICHCHGVTKGQIREAIEFGKCRTVSQIGACTKAGTSCGGCKKLLEQFLEVYAGEVAEDPSEHWYVPSIPMTKPELVAAITANGIKGVSALFRELNNGHEEPSHKMALASLLKTIWAEEYEDERDARFINDRVHANIQKDGTFSIVPRICGGVTSAAELRRIADVAEKHQIPAIKLTSGQRIALAGVRKEQLPYVWKDLGMPSGHAYAKAVRSCNTCVGSDFCRFGLGDSIALGIKIENRFSGIETPHKMKLAAVGCPRNCAEATVKDLGAVAVEGGWQVYVGGGAATRVRAADLLCAVKTHDEVLTYMGRFIQYYREHGKYMERSHRLVERVGIERLRDLLVKDVEGIGARLDAEIERAIEARTDPWAEADEPVHPAQFSRPVLIDVTR; encoded by the coding sequence ATGGACGGACCACAAAGGCTGGTCGTCATCGGCAACGGGATGGCCGGGACGAGGGTTGTTCAAGAGATTCTATCCCGGGATCACAAACGGTTTCACGTGGTGATGTTCGGTGCAGAGCGGTACGGCAACTACAACCGTACCCTCCTGTCGGATATCCTGACCGGTTCCAAGGACGTCAAGCAGATCTTCTTGCATCCCCTCGACTGGTACCGCGATCACGATATCCTGTTGCATGCGGGAGTGACCGTCGTCGCGATCGACCGCGCCAACAAGATCGTGCTGGCCGCCGACGGCGTGGAGGAATCGTATGACACCCTGATCCTCGCCACCGGCAGCCGGCCCTTTGTGCCCCCGGTCGAAGGGGTGAAGAAAACCGGGGTCTTCGTCCTCCGGACCCTCGATGACGCACAGGCGATTGAGGCCTACGCAAAGGGCTGTCGGACGGCAGCCGTCATCGGCGGCGGCCTGCTGGGTCTGGAGGCTGCGCGCGGTCTGCTGTCGCTTGGACTCCAGGTCACCGTTGCAGAAAAGACGTCCTGGTTGATGGCGCAGCAACTGGACGCCGACGGGGGCGCGCTGCTGCAGCGGGCCATGGAGCGGTTGGGCGTACAGGCGCTGCTTGAAAAGAGTATAATGCGCATACTCGGGGATGAGCGGGTTGCGGGTCTCGAGTTTCAGGACAACACGACACTCAACGTTGACATGGTGGTGATGAGTTGCGGGATCCGACCCGACACCGAGCTTGCCATACAGTCCGGACTGACGGTCGATCGAGGGATCATCGTCAACGACCGGATGCAGAGTTCCGATCGCGACATCTATGCCGTCGGCGAGTGTGCCCAGCACCGCGGAAAGCTCTATGGCCTCGTCGCACCGTTATATGACCAGGCGAGGGTGCTGGCCGAGCATCTGACCGGCGTTTCCTCGAACGGCGGCTATCAGGGTTCCAAGCCCGTCAGCAAACTGAAGGTGATGGGGGTCCAGCTCGTCTCAATGGGCGACACCGCTGCAGTCGAGCCCCAGGACGAGGTCGTCAGCTACATCGAGCCGTCGCGGGGCGTCTACAAGAAGATGATCATACGCAACAACCGCCTTGTCGGCGCCACCCTCCTGGGCGAGACGGATACCGCCGGGGTGTTGACCCAGATGTTCCTGCTGGACGCCGTGCTTCCGGAGCGGCGCGCCGACCTGCTGTTCGGCACCTCTACCGGTATCCCGATCCTCTCGGTCTTTGACCTCCCTGATCACGCCCAGATCTGCCACTGTCACGGCGTCACGAAGGGTCAGATCAGAGAGGCGATCGAGTTCGGCAAGTGTCGGACGGTCTCGCAGATCGGGGCCTGCACGAAGGCCGGAACAAGCTGCGGGGGTTGTAAGAAGCTCCTCGAACAGTTCCTCGAGGTCTATGCGGGAGAGGTGGCGGAGGACCCATCCGAACACTGGTATGTGCCGAGCATCCCGATGACCAAGCCGGAACTGGTGGCCGCCATCACGGCAAACGGGATCAAGGGCGTCAGCGCACTGTTCCGGGAACTGAACAATGGACATGAGGAACCGAGCCACAAGATGGCCCTGGCGTCGCTGCTGAAAACCATCTGGGCTGAGGAGTACGAAGATGAGCGCGACGCGCGATTCATCAACGACCGGGTTCACGCCAATATTCAGAAGGACGGGACATTTTCGATTGTGCCGCGCATCTGCGGCGGCGTCACGTCGGCGGCGGAGCTTCGGCGCATCGCCGATGTCGCGGAAAAGCATCAGATCCCGGCGATCAAGCTGACCAGCGGTCAGCGAATCGCACTGGCAGGCGTACGGAAGGAGCAGCTTCCGTACGTCTGGAAGGATCTGGGCATGCCCAGCGGGCATGCCTACGCCAAGGCGGTCCGTTCGTGCAACACCTGTGTGGGATCCGATTTCTGCCGATTCGGGCTGGGCGATTCGATCGCGCTGGGGATCAAGATCGAGAATCGATTTTCCGGCATCGAGACCCCACACAAGATGAAGCTCGCCGCCGTCGGCTGTCCGCGCAACTGCGCCGAGGCCACCGTGAAAGACCTTGGCGCCGTCGCCGTTGAGGGCGGCTGGCAGGTCTACGTAGGCGGCGGAGCCGCAACCCGGGTGCGCGCGGCGGACCTGCTGTGTGCGGTCAAGACACACGACGAGGTCCTCACATATATGGGCCGCTTTATCCAGTATTACCGGGAACATGGAAAGTACATGGAGCGATCGCATAGGCTTGTGGAGCGTGTCGGCATCGAGCGGCTCCGTGACCTGCTTGTGAAGGATGTAGAGGGGATCGGTGCGCGGTTGGATGCCGAGATCGAACGGGCGATCGAGGCCCGCACCGATCCGTGGGCCGAAGCGGACGAGCCGGTCCATCCGGCCCAGTTCAGTAGACCCGTGTTGATAGATGTCACGAGGTGA
- a CDS encoding polyisoprenoid-binding protein, with protein sequence MSRWIFEPGHTAAEFCVRHMMVTYVRGHFKHVHGTLEFDPEAPALSRVDAVIDARGLWSGEPDRDTHLKGPDFLDVERFPEITFRGSQVRLTGATEAVVVGDLTLRGVTRSVDLHVRYLGQWQTPWWEDGTDKGPKTRAGFLATARINRHDFGVSWNSALDRGGVVVGNDVTVTIDAEAILES encoded by the coding sequence ATGAGTCGCTGGATATTCGAACCGGGACATACCGCCGCCGAGTTCTGCGTACGGCACATGATGGTCACGTACGTCCGGGGTCACTTCAAGCACGTACACGGCACACTGGAGTTCGACCCCGAGGCGCCCGCCTTGTCTCGCGTCGATGCCGTCATCGATGCGCGGGGCCTCTGGAGCGGTGAGCCTGATCGCGATACCCACCTCAAGGGTCCCGACTTCCTCGACGTGGAGCGCTTCCCCGAGATCACCTTTCGCGGATCCCAGGTTCGCCTTACAGGGGCCACCGAGGCCGTGGTGGTCGGCGACCTCACGCTGCGCGGAGTGACCCGATCCGTCGACCTGCACGTCCGCTACCTTGGCCAGTGGCAGACGCCATGGTGGGAGGACGGTACGGACAAGGGACCGAAGACTCGCGCCGGGTTTCTTGCCACCGCCCGGATCAACCGGCACGACTTTGGCGTGAGCTGGAACAGCGCGCTCGATCGGGGCGGTGTGGTGGTTGGCAACGATGTGACGGTGACCATCGACGCCGAGGCAATCCTTGAGTCTTAG